In a genomic window of Streptomyces katrae:
- a CDS encoding SurA N-terminal domain-containing protein, with translation MHRRTALSVSVALLAAAPLLAACSGGTRPGTAAVVGGERITTSALQAQVNDVRTAQNRSEQGARLIGATAGLERLKLNKMIQTAVLERAADDAGLSVSPKEIEDVRKAQLQQVGGEKALAAAALEQAQLAPDQIDADTRFKLLRDKLFAHYGSQDKALVKLGEAAKELHIEVNPRYGRWDEKQILLGDQQTPWITQKTMPEQAAPAGA, from the coding sequence TTGCACCGTCGCACAGCGCTCTCCGTATCCGTCGCCCTGCTCGCGGCGGCCCCCTTGCTGGCCGCCTGCTCGGGCGGGACCCGTCCCGGTACCGCGGCCGTCGTCGGCGGCGAGCGCATCACCACGTCCGCGCTCCAGGCACAGGTCAACGACGTGCGCACCGCGCAGAACCGGTCCGAGCAGGGGGCGCGGCTGATCGGGGCCACCGCCGGACTCGAGCGGCTCAAGCTCAACAAGATGATCCAGACCGCCGTCCTGGAGCGGGCGGCGGACGACGCCGGGCTGAGCGTGAGCCCCAAGGAGATCGAGGACGTCCGCAAGGCGCAGCTCCAGCAGGTCGGCGGGGAGAAGGCGCTGGCCGCGGCCGCTCTGGAGCAGGCGCAGCTGGCCCCGGACCAGATCGACGCCGACACCCGGTTCAAGCTGCTGCGCGACAAGCTGTTCGCGCACTACGGCAGCCAGGACAAGGCGCTCGTGAAGCTCGGGGAGGCGGCGAAGGAGCTGCACATCGAGGTCAACCCGCGCTACGGGCGCTGGGACGAGAAGCAGATCCTCCTCGGTGACCAGCAGACCCCGTGGATCACGCAGAAGACGATGCCCGAGCAGGCGGCCCCCGCCGGAGCCTGA
- a CDS encoding nucleoside triphosphate pyrophosphohydrolase — MTDHTAEPASAVAPAPAVAPASPADAGRIVLLTASHRVAPGLLSWPAWQVLHAADRVLCADPGHPQLPYLREAGVVVAHEAPDAHALVDACAGGRTIVVIPAGEGDQRLTDGLARLAGSGRVAMPDLELLPGSYDLPGARLLDLVQVMDRVRRACPWTSRQTHEGLVKYAIEEAYELVEAIEDGDRDALREELGDVLLQVVFHARIAEEGAQDAGEAEAFSIDDVAGDLVDKLIRRHPHVFGDATAESPEDVSAHWQATKAVEKQRESVTDGIPLAQPGLALAAKLAGRARAGGVPVELPRGEGIGYELLELAARAEAAGTDPETALRAAARAYRDAIRAAEGVA; from the coding sequence GTGACCGACCACACCGCCGAACCCGCCTCCGCCGTCGCCCCCGCTCCCGCCGTCGCCCCCGCCTCCCCTGCGGACGCCGGGCGGATCGTCCTGCTGACCGCCAGCCACCGGGTGGCCCCCGGGCTGCTGTCCTGGCCGGCCTGGCAGGTCCTGCACGCCGCGGACCGGGTGCTGTGCGCGGACCCGGGCCACCCGCAGCTCCCGTACCTGCGGGAAGCGGGGGTGGTCGTGGCGCACGAGGCCCCCGACGCACACGCTCTCGTCGATGCCTGCGCCGGGGGCCGCACCATCGTGGTGATCCCGGCCGGTGAGGGCGACCAGCGGCTGACGGACGGACTGGCGCGGCTGGCCGGCTCGGGCCGGGTGGCCATGCCGGACCTGGAGCTGCTGCCGGGGTCGTACGACCTGCCGGGCGCGCGGCTGCTCGACCTGGTGCAGGTGATGGACCGGGTGCGCCGGGCGTGCCCGTGGACGTCGCGGCAGACCCACGAGGGGCTGGTGAAGTACGCCATCGAGGAGGCGTACGAGCTGGTCGAGGCGATCGAGGACGGCGACCGGGACGCACTGCGCGAGGAGCTCGGCGACGTCCTGCTCCAGGTGGTCTTCCACGCGCGCATCGCCGAGGAGGGCGCGCAGGACGCCGGGGAGGCGGAGGCGTTCTCCATCGACGACGTCGCCGGTGACCTGGTCGACAAGCTGATCCGGCGCCACCCCCATGTCTTCGGGGACGCCACGGCCGAGTCCCCGGAGGACGTCAGCGCCCACTGGCAGGCCACCAAGGCGGTCGAGAAGCAGCGGGAGTCGGTCACCGACGGCATCCCCCTGGCCCAGCCCGGGCTCGCGCTCGCGGCGAAGCTGGCCGGCCGGGCCCGCGCGGGCGGGGTCCCGGTAGAGCTGCCCCGGGGCGAGGGCATCGGCTACGAACTGCTGGAACTGGCGGCCCGCGCCGAGGCGGCGGGCACCGACCCCGAAACGGCACTGCGCGCGGCGGCCCGCGCCTACCGCGACGCCATCCGCGCGGCGGAGGGCGTCGCCTAG